Genomic DNA from Novipirellula caenicola:
GGACTTTTAAGATGCGCAACGAATCTACGACAAACACTCGACACGACACACCACCCTCGCGAACCGGCTATCAACGAGTCATCGGAGTCGATGTTGCCAAGAACAATCTCGATCTTTGTGATTCTCAGGGCAAGCTTACCAAGCGTATTGATAACGACGTGCAGAGCATTCAAGCGAAACTGCTTGACCGCATTGATCCTGATAGCGCGACATTGATTCTCTGTGAATCCACCGCCAGCTATCACCTGTTGATGACGGACATGGCTCACGACAGCTCGATCGACGTCGCCATTGTCAACCCACGGCAAGTCAGAGACTTCGCCAAAGGCCATGGATGGCTTGAAAAGACCGACACGATCGATGCAGCGATGATTTGTCGATTCGGTCAGGACGTTCCAGTCCATTTGGCAGTCCGACGCAGCGAGCAACAGAAGCATCACACCGCGATGGTGCATCGCCGAGCATCGCTTCTGAAGATGCAGGCTCAAGAACGATCGCGGTTGCTGCATACCGCCGACAAAGAGACTCGCAAGCTGCTAAAACAGATGCTGCGGAACATCGAAAACCAGCTAAATCGCGTTGATAAACGGCTCAGCGAGATCCTCCGAGAGCTGGCAAAGCAAGAGCCCAAAGTGCAGATTTTGAAGAGCCACCCAGGCGTGGGTGAGGTTACGGTCAATGTGCTTCTGACCTCACTGCCTGAGTTGGGGCAACTCAATCGCAAAGAGATTGCGAAGTTAGTTGGCGTATCGCCGATGGCAAGGCAAAGTGGCACCAAGGATGGTAAGCGAATGGTGCGTGGTGGGCGTCAATCGGTCCGCTGTGCATTGTACATGGCAGCGTTGTCCGCTCGGCAGTACGACGAGCGGCTCAAAGCGTTTTACACACGCTTAAGAAAGCAAGGAAAACCGTACAAGCTGGCGATGATCGCTTGCGTACGAAAACTTCTTTCGACACTCAATCAGATGGTTCGAAATCAAGAAACGTTTGACGCTTCCAAGTTCGCGTCGATGGTCTGATCTGTCACCAACGAAATAACGGTTGAAGAGCCCCTTTCGCGTCGCCGTCACATTGGCCTGCGCCCGCATCTGAGGCCAATGTGACGGCGATGCGAAAGGGGCGGCCCCATTTTGCCGAGCCCGAACAAGCGTCGAGCCCGGGACCGAGCGACGTAATTGGAGAAAACGGCAGCCGACCAACGACAAAATCGCTCGTCGACTGCCTACGTACTCGAGCGTTGCCGCTCGGTACAAGAGATC
This window encodes:
- a CDS encoding IS110 family transposase; this encodes MRNESTTNTRHDTPPSRTGYQRVIGVDVAKNNLDLCDSQGKLTKRIDNDVQSIQAKLLDRIDPDSATLILCESTASYHLLMTDMAHDSSIDVAIVNPRQVRDFAKGHGWLEKTDTIDAAMICRFGQDVPVHLAVRRSEQQKHHTAMVHRRASLLKMQAQERSRLLHTADKETRKLLKQMLRNIENQLNRVDKRLSEILRELAKQEPKVQILKSHPGVGEVTVNVLLTSLPELGQLNRKEIAKLVGVSPMARQSGTKDGKRMVRGGRQSVRCALYMAALSARQYDERLKAFYTRLRKQGKPYKLAMIACVRKLLSTLNQMVRNQETFDASKFASMV